One window from the genome of Amaranthus tricolor cultivar Red isolate AtriRed21 chromosome 9, ASM2621246v1, whole genome shotgun sequence encodes:
- the LOC130824307 gene encoding protein CHUP1, chloroplastic-like yields MKELNSKPKEYSLRTKKSKFSDQNEPPKNSNIGLGSNSSSKLKSASIWGSNIVKGLSGSGDRKSKIQSTTMNKLIDGKPNSKVKLKRGGIISDLSCSVTGTQIHPHGSSMNKSQDLFVEIENLRALLNESKQREFRNANLNLELEREVKAKQNEIDSLNRKIRVLESEKIDFKNGYGSLEKVGLGKGNKNSVQMEVLQLRRLNKELQLQKRNLSAKVASLESQLSNFSESEVMRKIKAESSLLRSKNEDLSKQVEGLQMSRLNEVEELAYLRWINAQLRNELQNPHSSDFPDRESNELEEDDSTKKLRGVNKINQWAMTKKDDFSSVQESDSGGRRHSISGSKCCDEDLVLDKRRQSDGFMCTKLVDCNKGGLEDEVESNQVMATPPPPIEVVKRALRIPNPPPRPSSADSNELKEGGHSHSQARVAPPPPPPPPPPPPPLPQRFSAGSNAGAVQRAPQVVEFYHSLMKRDTRRDSTGGAICESPNLSSVRSNMIGEIENRSSYLLAIKADVEIQGEFVNSLIREVNNAVYKNIDDVVEFVKWLDDELCFLVDERAVLKHFDWPEKKADTLREAAFGYKDLKKLESEVAYYHDDPQLPCDDALRKMVSLSEKIERTIYNVLRTRESLMRSCKEFQIPTDWMLDSGILSKVKLGSLKLAKQYMNRVATELQSRSSSEKDVAMDYMLLQGVRFAFRIHQFAGGFDAETMQAFEQLRRLAHALDKPY; encoded by the exons ATGAAAGAGTTGAACTCAAAACCTAAAGAATACTCTCTTAGAACAAAAAAATCCAAATTTTCTGATCAAAATGAGCCACCCAAGAATTCAAATATAGGGTTAGGAAGCAATTCTTCGTCTAAATTGAAATCGGCGTCTATATGGGGTTCTAATATTGTGAAGGGTTTATCGGGTTCTGGGGATAGAAAAAGCAAAATCCAGtcaacaacaatgaacaaattgATTGATGGAAAACCTAATTCGAAGGTAAAGCTAAAAAGGGGTGGAATAATTAGTGATTTATCTTGCTCTGTTACAGGAACCCAAATTCATCCTCATGGTAGTAGTATGAATAAGTCTCAAGATTTGTTTGTTGAGATTGAAAATTTGAGAGCCCTATTGAATGAATCAAAGCAAAGGGAGTTTAGGAATGCGAATTTGAATTTGGAATTAGAAAGAGAGGTTAAAGCAAAGCAAAATGAGATTGATAGCTTAAAtaggaaaattagggttttagaaTCTGagaaaattgattttaagaATGGGTATGGAAGTTTAGAGAAGGTGGGATTGGGGAAAGGGAATAAGAATAGTGTTCAAATGGAAGTGCTTCAACTAAGAAGGTTAAATAAAGAACTTCAACTTCAGAAGAGAAATCTTTCTGCAAAAGTTGCTTCTTTGGAGTCTCAGTTGTCCAATTTTTCTGAG AGTGAAGTAATGAGGAAAATCAAAGCTGAATCATCACTATTGAGGAGTAAAAATGAAGATTTATCAAAACAAGTGGAAGGATTGCAGATGAGCAGATTGAATGAGGTTGAAGAACTAGCTTACTTGAGATGGATTAATGCACAATTACGCAATGAACTTCAAAACCCGCATTCGAGTGATTTCCCCGATAGGGAAAGTAATGAACTCGAGGAGGATGATAGTACAAAGAAATTGAGGGGAGTAAACAAGATAAATCAATGGGCTATGACAAAAAAAGACGATTTTTCGAGTGTACAAGAGAGCGATTCAGGAGGAAGAAGACATTCAATAAGTGGATCAAAGTGTTGTGATGAAGATTTGGTTTTAGATAAGAGGAGACAATCAGATGGGTTTATGTGCACTAAACTTGTAGACTGTAATAAGGGAGGATTGGAGGATGAAGTCGAAAGTAATCAAGTTATGGCCACGCCCCCGCCGCCTATAGAAGTTGTTAAGAGGGCCTTAAGGATACCGAATCCTCCACCAAGGCCTTCATCGGCTGATTCTAATGAACTAAAAGAAGGTGGTCATAGTCATAGTCAGGCTCGAGTGGCACCTCCGCCACCGCCTCCTCCACCTCCACCCCCACCTCCGCTTCCTCAAAGATTTTCCGCAGGGAGTAATGCAGGAGCCGTGCAGCGCGCACCTCAAGTTGTTGAGTTTTATCATTCACTAATGAAGAGAGACACGCGTAGAGATTCAACTGGAGGAGCCATTTGTGAGTCCCCTAATTTATCAAGTGTTCGAAGCAACATGATCGGAGAAATTGAGAACCGTTCGTCGTATTTGCTCGCT ATCAAAGCAGATGTTGAGATTCAAGGAGAATTTGTCAATTCATTGATTAGAGAAGTAAACAATGCAGTGTACAAAAACATAGATGATGTTGTCGAATTCGTCAAGTGGCTCGATGATGAACTGTGCTTCCTA GTGGATGAACGAGCCGTCTTAAAGCACTTTGATTGGCCTGAAAAAAAAGCTGATACGTTGCGAGAAGCTGCATTCGGGTACAAAGATTTGAAGAAGTTGGAGTCTGAAGTTGCTTATTATCATGATGATCCTCAATTGCCCTGTGACGATGCCCTCAGGAAGATGGTTTCCTTATCAGAAAA GATCGAGCGTACGATCTACAATGTTCTTCGAACAAGGGAATCGTTAATGCGAAGTTGTAAAGAATTCCAAATTCCTACAGATTGGATGCTTGATAGTGGTATATTGAGCAAG GTGAAACTTGGGTCTTTGAAATTAGCAAAACAATATATGAACAGAGTGGCTACAGAACTCCAATCGAGATCATCATCTGAGAAAGATGTTGCTATGGATTACATGCTTCTTCAAGGAGTGAGATTTGCCTTCAGAATTCATCAG TTTGCCGGAGGATTTGATGCGGAAACAATGCAAGCATTCGAACAACTACGAAGACTAGCACATGCACTAGACAAACCATATTAA